The Salvelinus sp. IW2-2015 unplaced genomic scaffold, ASM291031v2 Un_scaffold7255, whole genome shotgun sequence genomic sequence TGACACAAAGTTACAAAGAGTTGCTTTGaaaatggtgtatgtgtgtgtctgtgtgtgtgtggcaaaatCGTGTTACAtaagaaatgtgtgtttgtgtgtgttcagcatgtgtgtgtgtgttcaacatttgtgagcgtgtgtgtgtgctcaaacatgtatactggtgtgtgtgtgtgtgtgtgtgtgtgtgattaagtgGAATAAGTATGTTTAATAttaccatacagtataacatatgatcattcaacaagtctcaagttaccttaacttctccttttgatacctagaaacatctacattaaaggaattagtgaaaagtgagttaacattctaatgtgaatgatgataatttctaatattgtgtctggtttcatccatcagatgtctgtgatctcacactggacctaaacacagtagacagacgcctctctctgtctgagaagAACAGAAAGGTGACATGTAGGACAGAGAAGCAGCCgtatcctgatcacccagagagatttgaggACTGTAgacaggtgctgtgtagagagggtatgactgggcgctgttactgggaggtagagtgTAGTGGGAAAGGGGCTGAtataggagtgacatataaaggaatcagcaggagaggaggggttAATGAATGTTATCTTGGATACAATGACAAGTCCTGGTGTCTGACCTGCTCTGACAACAGTTACACTGCCTGGCACAATAATAATTCCACTACCATAGACGtcccctcctccagctcccacagagtaggagtgtatctggactggccagccggcacactgtccttctatagagcctcctctgacacactgacccacctgATCAAATTCACCTCCACATTCACCgagcccctctatccagggttttGGGTTTGGGATGATGACTCCTCAGTGTCAATAATAACCTGACACACCCtggacacacacaagagagagatttGCTGTATCTGGACGTGTTAATTGTGTGAAagtttaaatatttaaaaaaatttttttgaatttcggCTCTGGCTTTTCAGTTGGGGAATGTGGGAGGagattccgctagcggaacgcggggctagaaaggttaaacatCCATTACGTTTTCTTCATACATTTTTAAAGCTTATATtaaattttgactttgcagctggcaaTATCTAGAGGAAAATCACGGCAGTTTCTTGCCTCCAggtcaagattcatgacaaacgtCAACCTGCGACTGACAAGAGGCAACGTAAAATCATACGAAATTGTTTTGACAATTAAAGGCCTTTATATTATAAAAGTacaatatatattaatataatatataatggaGCCAATATGTCCGTCCCCATAACACAATtgatacaatttgtatttcagCAACATAAACGACGTACAACAATAAATCACATTGGTATTTTAAACATGTTATTGGGTaaagtttaaatgtttaaaacatGAGGATCCATctaaacagtataaaacaagatgAGTATGTTCTGAGAATGTTACTGAACGTCACCCTGAAACTCTATAAACGTCACAGGCTATACTTCACTGGAGTCTTGTGGCTAAGACTGCATGTTGGATTTTGGGTGTATTGAGCTTGACGTCTTTTCAATCAACCGATTTGCAGAATTATATCCTGTTCAATTTTATCAGCCTCTTCGTCAGCGCCAACAGCTCCGCTAGTCTGGCACTGCAGAACCATTCCATAGAGGAGGTCAAGTAGTTATTTTGCCAATTTACAGGTATTAAAAGTATACATAGCATTGTAATTCCTTGTTCTAGCTTCTCACAATATTAGGGAGACAGTACATAGCCAGAGGAGGGCTGTCGAAGGGGGGAGTGCAACGGCTCGACTAATAAGTTGTGGTGtagtcgtttgtgtgtgtgtgtttatgtcagtgtgtgtgtgtgatggtgtcccCTCTACTGTGTCGTTCCATCGTTGTGTGTCCATGTTCTCTTGTCAGTTCTAGTGTTGTGTTtggttcagtgtgtgtttgtttgctgtaTAAGTGTGTGTCGTGTGATGTGTCAGTGTACTGTTGTGCTGAATCCTGGTTTTGTCTGATGTGGTGGTGcagtgagtgtggtgtcaggacgtgttagtgttgtgtgtgtaaataacaagtgtgtgtagtgtcagtgtcagttgtggtgtgtcgtgtgtgtggtatgttgtgGTGCGTCgtcaggtgtgttgtgtgtgtcgtgtggtgtgttgtgttcagcttgtgtgtgtgtggtgtgtcatcgTGCTTTGTGTGTGAGCATAccaatgttgctgtgtgtgtgtgtgatgtatgtgtgagttttgtgtccagtgtgtggtgtgtagtgtgtccaGTGTTTTTGTGTCATCAAGcactgtgtgtcgtgtgtgtgtgcttgtgcatgccCCCAGTGTTTgtgtgccaggtgtgtgtgtgtgtgtgttgttgtgtgtgtgttgtgtgttttgtctgctgCGTGTGTGTTTCCCAGTGTCTTGAGTGATAGTGCCGTGAAAGACAGTGTTCAGTGTGTGGTGTCGTCTCAGTGTtttgtttgtggttgtgttgttgtgtgtgtgtgtgtccagtgtgtgtgtgtgtgccccgtgtggtgtgtgcccagtgtgtgtgtgtgtgtatcctgcgtgtgtgcccagtgtgtgtttgtgtgtgtatcctgcgtgtgtgtgtaacgcagtgtgtctgtttgtgtgtgtccagtggtgtgtgtgtgtgtgcgtgttcgagtgtgtgtgtgtgtgtcgtgtgtgtccaagtgtggtgtgtgtgtgtgtccagtgtgtatgtgtgNTCCTCTTcgtcgtctcgctctctctctctctctctctctctctcttcttctctctcttcttttactctcctctctcatctctcctctctctctcctctctctctcgtcctctctctctcgtctcctctctctcttcctctctcactctctctctttctcctctctctctctctctttctctcgcctcttctgcactctcctctctctctcctctctctctcctctctctctcctctctctctctcttcctctctcttcctctcttcctctctcctctctcactctcctctcttctcctcgtcctctctctcctctctctcgtcctctctctgtctctcctctctctccttctctctctctctccttcttctcactctctctctctctctctctttctctccctgctcctgccgttattttctctctccctcaggtcACCCTTACCCTGCGTTTCCGAGGGCACGTGGGGGACCAGCTTTCGAGCAAGCGCGGGGCGAGCAACGCTTCCAATGTGTGGCGGCGTGCTATACGCGGTGCGCTCCGTCTTCCAAGACGACGGAGGGACAGACAGCAGAGGagcggggaggggggaggggatatGGTGTGTTAATGCGTTTGACACCAAGCAGAGGGCGAGAGGTACCGGTTCAATATCCCCTTCCGCTAACCTCTAGTGTATATATCATCTATAGACTATCAACCACGGGACAACCAGCTCTATGTGTGGATACTACCATACGTGCGAGATAACCCTCTGCACAGTTCAGACCGGCCCAGCCTACCAGAGGGGTGTGAACCGGGGGAAGGGCTGGGTGTGTGTGACGGGGGAAGGGCAGGGTGGTGTGTGACCGGGGAAGGGCAGGGGTGTGTGGTGACGGAGGACAGGGCAGGGTGTGTGTGACCGGGGGGAAGGGGCAGGTGTGTGTGGACCGGGGAAGGGGCTGGGTGTTGGTGACGGGGGAAGGGCAGTTTGTGTGtgaccgagagagagagtgatttgtaaggatggtaaattaatacgtgcacaaaaagtggttgttttccatgtgtgacgaccctcccactctgtctgccgagttcgttctctttgctcttgttttccttaataggatgtcagtgggcggagccgggagggtcgtcagcgaaatggg encodes the following:
- the LOC139027077 gene encoding stonustoxin subunit beta-like, with the translated sequence IRENPSPERSINLFHCLNELNDHSLVEEIQSFLRSGSLSKPNLSPAQWSALVFVLLTSEKELDVFDLKKYSRSEEGLLRLMPVVKASRVVLLSGCGVTEEGCASLVSALKSNPSHLRELDLSNNDLKDSGVKLLSAGLGNPHCKLETLSVEHGGENTMKPGLRKYVCDLTLDLNTVDRRLSLSEKNRKVTCRTEKQPYPDHPERFEDCRQVLCREGMTGRCYWEVECSGKGADIGVTYKGISRRGGVNECYLGYNDKSWCLTCSDNSYTAWHNNNSTTIDVPSSSSHRVGVYLDWPAGTLSFYRASSDTLTHLIKFTSTFTEPLYPGFWVWDDDSSVSIIT